Proteins from a genomic interval of Cheilinus undulatus linkage group 15, ASM1832078v1, whole genome shotgun sequence:
- the trim63b gene encoding E3 ubiquitin-protein ligase TRIM63, which produces MDIQRTGSMVRPPSPMDSLEKQLSCPICLDMFTKPVVILPCQHNLCRSCASDLYDSRNPYRFSGGVFRCPTCRFEVVLDRHGVHGLQRNLLVENIIDIYKQQQEGNNNSSTETTLKPKESKEPMCQEHEDEKINIYCVTCQVPTCSMCKVFGQHKDCEVAPLASVYQAQKGELSNAIDTLVASNGRLQVLLTQMEDSCRNVTENAQRAKQRLAERFDLLYAVLEERKTILLEQIGKEQDEKVAALRALAQRYGERLQASSELTDTAVRALEQGGAAEFLLASKGLITQTKDAAKHSLGEERPEPGFEKMDHFTLSTEHAEAVLGKMDFGVGDDDEFEDAEDEEEEEE; this is translated from the coding sequence ATGGACATCCAGAGGACAGGATCCATGGTTCGGCCCCCGAGCCCCATGGACAGCCTGGAGAAGCAGCTGAGCTGCCCCATCTGCCTGGACATGTTCACCAAACCGGTGGTCATCCTGCCCTGCCAGCACAACCTGTGTCGCAGCTGTGCCAGCGACCTGTACGACTCACGAAACCCATACCGCTTTTCTGGAGGAGTCTTCCGCTGTCCTACCTGCCGCTTTGAGGTTGTCCTTGACCGCCATGGTGTACACGGGCTCCAACGCAACCTGTTGGTAGAAAATATCATCGACATCTataagcagcagcaggaaggtAACAACAATAGCAGCACAGAAACAACCCTCAAGCCTAAAGAATCCAAAGAGCCAATGTGCCAGGAGCACGAGGATGAGAAAATCAACATCTACTGTGTGACCTGCCAAGTTCCCACCTGCTCCATGTGCAAAGTGTTTGGTCAGCATAAGGACTGTGAAGTGGCACCTTTAGCAAGCGTTTACCAAGCTCAAAAAGGTGAGCTGAGTAATGCTATCGACACCCTTGTGGCCAGCAATGGACGTCTGCAAGTCCTGCTCACTCAGATGGAAGATTCCTGCCGCAACGTGACAGAGAATGCTCAGCGTGCAAAGCAAAGGTTAGCTGAGCGCTTTGACCTGCTTTATGCTGTCCTGGAAGAGCGCAAGACCATTCTGCTGGAGCAGATTGGAAAAGAGCAAGATGAGAAGGTTGCAGCTCTGCGGGCTCTGGCTCAACGTTATGGTGAACGCCTGCAGGCCAGTTCAGAGCTCACAGACACGGCTGTGAGGGCGTTGGAGCAGGGTGGTGCTGCAGAGTTCCTGTTAGCCTCCAAGGGCCTCATCACACAGACCAAGGATGCAGCCAAGCACTCTCTGGGAGAGGAGAGGCCAGAGCCAGGCTTTGAGAAGATGGACCACTTCACTTTGTCTACAGAGCACGCTGAAGCAGTCCTGGGAAAAATGGACTTTGgagttggtgatgatgatgagttTGAGGAtgcagaggatgaggaggaagaggaagaatgA